The DNA segment gtgggcctctcactatcgcgacctctcttgtcgcgcagcacaggctccagacacgcaggctcagtaattgtggctcacgggcctagtcgctccgcggcatgtgggatcttcccagaccagggctcgaacccgtgtcccctgcattggcaggcagattctcaaccactgtgccaccaaggaagcccctcatttatttttgaaaatagcttatccttaaaatatatatatattttaactaatACTGTTGTATAGCAAGCAACCTGAAAATTTAATAGTATAAAGTCATAACCTTTAACTTCTCTCATGATTTTGTGTGTTAGGAATTTGGGAAGGCAGTTCTAATTTGTGGGTTTCTCATAGTTTTCATCAGATGTCATCTGGGGCTACAGTTATCTGAAGGTTCTACTGGGCTATGCATCTACAATGGTTCACTCATATGGCTGAGAGTTGATGCTATCTGTTGGGAGCTCAGGTGAACCTGTCAACTGGAGCACTTACATGCTGTTTGTCCAGCAGAGTGGCCTTGAGATAGTTGGATTTTTTACTTGGCAGCTGGTTTTCTCCAGGGCAAGTGTCCTGAGAATCATGAAGAAActtttcagacttttaaaatgttttttagacCTATTCTTGGAAGTCATGTAGCATCACTTCTACCATGTTTCATTGTTTGAAGCAGACACAAGCctacccagattcaaggggaggtgACATAGAACACATGATGAGTGTCAAAGAACTTGTgggcaatattttaaaactacctcATTGTTATTTAAACTTTGCATATactatactttatatataaaatgtactttACATATAACAAGCATAGATTTTAAGTGTTGAGTTTAATCAGTTTTGACAGTTGCATAGACCCATGCATCTACCAtctgaagaaaggaagagaacattttttctctctgtaaagtTTCCTTGTGCTTCTTTCAAGTCAGTCCCCTCCCGCCTGTTCCATAGAGGCAACCACTGTTTGATGTCATTTACCGCAGATTGGTTTTTCCTGTTCTGTGAagttacataaatggaattatgtactatatttgtgtgtgtatgtgtgtgtgtgtgtgtgtgtgtgtgtgtgtgtgtgtgtttgggttcTTTCACTCAACACAAATCTTGAAATTCATCCAGGTTATTGCAtgtatcagttgttattttttattgctgagttgtattttattatatgacTCTACCACAGTTTATTACCTTGCCTGttattggacatttgggttatttccagtttatgACTATTATAAATGAGGATGACATGAACATTCTGGTATGCATCTTCAAATATTAtcagggtagggcttccctggtggtgcagtggttaagaatccacctgccaatgcaggggacatgggttcaatccctggtcggggaagatcccacatgctgtggagcaactaagcccgtgtgccacaactactgagcctgcgctctagagcccacaaaccacaactactgagctcacgtgcctagagcccgtgctccgcaacaagagaagccaccacaatcagaAGCCCACATATCACAACAACGAGtacccccacttgctgcaactagaggaagcccgggtgcagcactgaagacccaactcagccaaaactaaagaacaaactaataaataaatttataaaaaaaaattatcagggTATCTTTAGGAGTATTACTGTATTAATATTCAAACTCATAGTGTTTCTAAAGTGTTTCTATGCCCAAAGATCTTTGGTAAAATTTACCTCTCTCTCAAGATTTTCTGTTAAGCTTCTTGGATTAAGGAGCCTACAGCCTATAGGATCTACTAGAGGGAGCCTATAGTCTATAGGAGCCTACAGCTTATAGGGTAAAGAAAGAATGGAATGGTATCATATCAAGAAAACCACTCTATCTACATCATTCAtcattttaattacataaaaGCTAAGAATGAAAATTTAGAGatggctaaagttaaaaaaattggaaattccCTCTCAAAACCAACTTCTCCTCTCCACTATTCCTCAAATCTCATCTACTAGAGGTAAAAAACAATTACTTTCCAAATTTcttctgtgtgtgcatgcatgtgtctGTGTAGGAGGAAGAGGATTGTGTTGTTGGAGGACTGGAACTTCATAATTGACTACAAATTTGAGCTCAGTAATGAGGACACTTATGCCCTTACTAGGTGACTCTAACTCTGAGATATTGTTACTGTTGCCAAAAGGGAGTGAGAGTCATTGTGTCAACTATTGTAGATAGTTGTCTGCTCTTTGGCTATAGACAAGTTATCTCTATCCCAGTTAGGAGTGGAAGACTGAAGTAAACCACAGTCCAGGCTTGGAAAATATCCTATTTTTGTAAGGAAAGGCTAGGGCCTCTGCTATGAACATGCGTGATTTGTTAGAATATGCTGTTGAGACTACCATTCAGATAATATTCAATATGAGGATTATTAGATTTGCCTCATGAATTCTGCCCAGTGGTCTTGAATGCAAAACAAGATTAATTTGAATatgtagagaagaaaataatcttgGGATTGGTAAGGGGCTGACTTTTTTAAACAGGCTGATGGTGTCAATTGCAAATTTAAAATCTGTATCTGCTACATAAATCTCCAATTGTGTACTAGATTAATGGAGGTACCTTGGGAAATTAGGTCAAAATAAGTGGACAAATTATGAATCATACGTGATAACGATAATAaacaagacatttatttttcatattcatttgggggaagggagaaaagtCAGTTTGCTCTACCCAATGATGGTCTTTCTGAAGGAGTCTCCATTCATTCCGTAAAATTGAATAGGTTGTTTAATCTCAGGGGATTTTATGCTGTTAATTCACAAAGAGAACTTCCTTTGATGAGAGTGGTTATAGGGTGAGCCTTTGTGAGCAGCTTCGCTGGTGCACAGCCAGACTCCCTCTCTGAGTGAAGCTTTTCCCACACTGGCCACACAGATAGGGTGTCTCTCCTGTGTGGATTTTGCCATGCAGAATACAATTCCCTCTGGTGTGGAAACTCTTCCTGCATTGTGTGCAGGCATAGGGTTTCAGGCCTGTGTGGACTCTGATATGAACAATTAAGCTTCCTTTCTGACTGAAGGCTTTTCCACACTGATCACATCTGTAGGGCTTCTCACCACTATGAACTCTTCTGTGAACAGCGAGGTTACTTTGATTCCTGAAGCTTCTCTGACAGATAGCACACTCATAGGGTTTCTGTCCAGTGTGGAGTCTTTCGTGAACGGCCAGACTACCTCGCTGACTAAAGCTTTTCCCACACTCCTTGCACTGATAGGGCTTCTCTCCTGTGTGTATTCGTTGATGTGTAACAAGATTGCCTTTGGCCCTAAAGCTTTTTCCACAGTGAGTACACTCAAAGGGCTTCTGACCAGTGTGGATTCTCTCATGTAACGTTAGACTACCCTTTTGCCTGAAGGATTTTCCACATTCTTGGCACTCATAGACCCTCTGCCTCACTCCAGGTGAATCTTCCTGTAGTGTCTTAGAATCTGGGGATTTTTGTTCCAGCTTCTCTCTTCTGAAAGAATTTTGGAAATCCCAGCTTGAGGATCCTGTGGCCTCAGAGTGATCATATTTGTGGTGggcttctgtcatcacatctgGTAAAATGAGAGGGAAGTCATGTAAGAGGCACCAATATGCTGAGTGAGAAgaacagggaaaaaagaaacaatgcttTGAGTGCTTATAATGTGCCAGATATTATACTATAAACTTTGCATAGATAATTTAATCCTGAAAACAGTCTATTGCTACAGTTAAGGAAGTGAAAGTATAGGGAGGTTGTCAAAGATTGTGCAGCTAGGTAAGCATAGACTTGGGATTCAGGCATGCTCCATAGCAGTGTACTGCCTCTAAATTTAGTTTAATTTAGCCTCCCAAATAGTATTGTGTATAGACatggttatttccattttacagatacgaaaacaggctcagaaaaattaagaaaactatttaCGATCAAATTTAGTGCCATACCAAAGTTCTGACACCAAAACAGGTGTGGATCCAGGTTGTGTAGGGCCTAAAGCTTTAAAATTTTGGACGGATTCCATTAAGAAACAGTATAAAAGTAGGGACAAGGCCTTGAAGAGACCAGTGTAAGGGAAAGATCCTGAACTTTGTTTCATTAGTTTCATGAGAAATCCACTTCTGCTCTAGTCTGCTCTCCTAACAGTGGAGTAAGCTCCATGATATCAGAATATATGTAGCAGAATCCTTGGTACTTTACATCTATTAATTCTAATCCCTGCACCCTGCAAGATAGAGCttattgtcccattttacagatgaagaggctGGAGCTCaagaaagttaaataacttgtctgaTACCACAGATCGAGTCAGGGTTATCATAGAATCTGATCCAAggaatttttccctttaaaatccaTGCTATTTCAATCTGCTAAGCTATGGTGGAACTGAAGTCTATTTTGGTTTGGAAGTTATTCTCAACACTTCCTATGCAGATATTGACAGTACTGTCCAGTATTGCCCTGCATATGAGCCTTCTACTGCACTTTAAATATGGGTCCATTCATCACTAATAATAGTTTTCTTGGAGTCATCCTAGGGAGATTTCAACTTGTTATTCAATGATTGTGCTGAGATTTAAAACTGCTCATTCATTCTCTCAGAGACTACCTCCATATCAAGactgttctgttctgtttctaCTATTTCTAACTCCGGTTTGTAGGCTTTCCCTGTAATCCCTAGAAACGGTGAGCTCCACCAAAGGAACGTCTTCTCTGCATCCTCAGCCTGTTGACTAGTGCTGAGAACAGGGACACCGATTATTGTGAGTTGAGGGCATGCCAGCAATCAACTGACTCACTGAAAAATGCTACATTCTGGGCATATCTTCCATGACAGTCCAGCAGAGTAGCTGTTGGAAATCCAAACATGTCCACTCCTGCTGTATGACCTTAATCACCACCTCTCCATATGATTCTTCCATGGGCTGTTCTTGAGTACCTgggagggaaaaacaaacaaacaaaaacaaaacagaacaacaaaaacaaacaggaaaggaCAGGAGAATTGATAAGTGAGGAGAATAAAGTCAACAGGAGCTCCAGTTTGGGGTATGAGTGAATGGAGGAAATCTTGATTGCTTGATGTAATGTCAGTCACCTACAA comes from the Balaenoptera ricei isolate mBalRic1 chromosome 16, mBalRic1.hap2, whole genome shotgun sequence genome and includes:
- the ZNF32 gene encoding zinc finger protein 32 isoform X2, producing the protein MFGFPTATLLDCHGRYAQNVAFFNVMTEAHHKYDHSEATGSSSWDFQNSFRREKLEQKSPDSKTLQEDSPGVRQRVYECQECGKSFRQKGSLTLHERIHTGQKPFECTHCGKSFRAKGNLVTHQRIHTGEKPYQCKECGKSFSQRGSLAVHERLHTGQKPYECAICQRSFRNQSNLAVHRRVHSGEKPYRCDQCGKAFSQKGSLIVHIRVHTGLKPYACTQCRKSFHTRGNCILHGKIHTGETPYLCGQCGKSFTQRGSLAVHQRSCSQRLTL
- the ZNF32 gene encoding zinc finger protein 32 isoform X1, with the translated sequence MFGFPTATLLDCHGRYAQNVAFFTYWCLLHDFPLILPDVMTEAHHKYDHSEATGSSSWDFQNSFRREKLEQKSPDSKTLQEDSPGVRQRVYECQECGKSFRQKGSLTLHERIHTGQKPFECTHCGKSFRAKGNLVTHQRIHTGEKPYQCKECGKSFSQRGSLAVHERLHTGQKPYECAICQRSFRNQSNLAVHRRVHSGEKPYRCDQCGKAFSQKGSLIVHIRVHTGLKPYACTQCRKSFHTRGNCILHGKIHTGETPYLCGQCGKSFTQRGSLAVHQRSCSQRLTL